One Fuerstiella marisgermanici DNA window includes the following coding sequences:
- a CDS encoding peptidylprolyl isomerase, which produces MNIRKFFSGRTSARRFKARRQGMQHLAARRLSSSRMERLEDRMMLAGNVTAQFIGQNAFVSGDDAANSVEILVDGGNLIARGTDGTTINGSADDFVLRTGSASLGRSLFVSLGGGDDALTMTGVTVNRNLTINGGSGNDLIGITESSSIGRNLWVRGGSGNDTVSLQDSTVGRNAHLSGNRGNDLLIVSASTVGRHLTVWGGGGADDVMIDDSDVSRDARVAGRGGSDDIIVRNSQIGDDMRIVGNTGNDIVMVDSSEIADKTRVRGGYGSDNVIVEGASEFGDKARAYGGPGSDNIQISDDAVFQDGSKQRRFEGSTANAAVVDARVTDDTTGAIAAATEVVEAFGGTVSSTSDLSLSIDNSSVSEGAGDGAATITVTRSGDTTEDLVVTLTSSDDTKLQLEQSTVTILAGQTTANVLVNPQDDTDLNEPTSVIVTASATGLDDATINVVITDDDGATLTVVASQSSILEDSGNISTIGAPNGFTYTISRNGDTTEDQVVSLITSVSGVISVPATATIPAGSASVVVDAQTVADGDAEADVTVTLTAAAPGFTAGTDSILVQDNDGPRLTVEFATPTVGETGVDKESTITITRNTDTTAALPVNLTSTDPTSLLVDGLSSIDVVIPAGQTSITIDVEGVEEDIDDGDVSVGVIATATGFVDGSDTIVVTDDDSPALSVTFPSGSSVSEDGGADAITATISRNTTDTSAALSVALSYSGDARLTGDSTVTIPAGASSVNVQFDTIDNNIVDQPANGTATVTGTAAGFTAVTINITVTNDDAASIQLSPASFSVQENAGAAAITVSRTDSSAAESISLAYSNASLITGPATVDFAAGETSKSVALTVIDNDLYADNAGVTVTASGTNHADVTTSIAVINDEVLSLTTNISSNTTEQSVGALLTRQETFTVTGVTAPGATVQGDNDGELDFNEATTTADANGNYSIDIPLTHDDDHYGLNAIQLRAVIASEGVSTMSDVTNVHRAIGTVVRFTTNQDFDQDAANTPDFYDVELLDADAPITVANFLSYTTDTATGTERFDNLLAQRLDDNFIVQAGRYNVTGQSITEVDRDADNDGSSDTIQNEFLTANSNLRGTLSMALPANTPNGGSSEWFINIVDNAFLDNAQHTVFGRVIADGMDVVDAINLLPVLDITAPSGQGALGETPFASLPLSDSPLAGTIAIAAGSSLAVGTGTQFTTQLSVGDYISLGNTIVRVDSIASDTQLTLGFQSSANQSNLSYSLYSTPENDDYVIFTDIGKILDNV; this is translated from the coding sequence ATGAACATTCGAAAATTCTTTTCCGGTCGCACTTCGGCTCGCCGCTTCAAAGCTCGTCGCCAGGGAATGCAGCATTTGGCAGCTCGACGGCTTTCGTCGTCCCGCATGGAACGGCTGGAAGATCGAATGATGCTGGCCGGAAACGTGACGGCTCAATTTATTGGCCAAAACGCCTTCGTGAGCGGTGACGATGCGGCCAACTCCGTCGAAATCCTCGTCGACGGCGGCAACCTGATCGCTCGCGGCACTGACGGCACCACCATCAACGGCAGCGCGGATGACTTCGTCCTGAGGACGGGAAGTGCGTCATTGGGCCGCAGCCTGTTTGTGTCGCTGGGTGGCGGCGACGATGCGTTGACGATGACCGGCGTGACGGTGAACCGTAACTTGACCATCAACGGCGGCTCAGGCAACGATCTGATTGGCATCACAGAATCGTCCAGCATCGGCCGCAATCTCTGGGTCCGCGGAGGCAGCGGGAACGACACTGTCAGCCTGCAGGATTCGACTGTTGGCCGCAACGCGCACCTTTCCGGCAACCGGGGCAACGACCTGTTGATTGTTTCCGCGTCCACCGTGGGCCGGCACCTGACAGTTTGGGGCGGAGGCGGTGCTGACGATGTGATGATCGACGATTCGGACGTCAGTCGAGACGCGCGAGTTGCTGGACGCGGTGGCTCGGACGACATCATCGTACGCAACTCACAAATCGGCGACGACATGCGAATTGTGGGCAACACTGGCAACGACATCGTCATGGTCGACTCGTCAGAGATCGCCGACAAGACTCGCGTTCGAGGCGGCTATGGCTCAGACAATGTGATTGTGGAAGGTGCGTCAGAATTTGGCGACAAGGCGCGAGCGTACGGCGGCCCAGGCTCGGACAATATTCAGATCTCCGACGATGCCGTCTTCCAGGACGGATCAAAGCAACGCCGCTTCGAAGGTTCCACAGCCAATGCCGCCGTCGTTGACGCTCGCGTCACTGACGACACCACCGGAGCTATCGCGGCAGCCACTGAGGTCGTTGAAGCCTTCGGCGGGACCGTGAGCTCTACGTCTGACCTGAGCCTCAGCATCGACAACTCGTCGGTGTCGGAAGGAGCAGGGGATGGAGCGGCCACGATCACCGTGACCCGCAGCGGCGACACGACCGAAGATCTGGTGGTGACACTCACATCGTCTGATGACACGAAACTGCAGTTGGAACAGTCCACGGTCACCATTCTGGCCGGTCAGACAACCGCCAACGTTCTGGTGAACCCTCAGGACGACACCGACCTTAACGAACCGACCAGCGTCATCGTAACGGCGTCAGCGACCGGCCTGGACGATGCCACCATTAACGTCGTCATCACAGACGACGACGGAGCCACTCTAACAGTGGTGGCCAGCCAGAGTTCCATTCTGGAAGACAGCGGCAACATTTCCACGATCGGAGCCCCCAACGGCTTCACCTATACAATTTCGCGTAACGGCGACACTACTGAAGACCAGGTTGTGTCTCTGATCACTTCTGTCAGCGGCGTGATTTCGGTGCCCGCAACCGCCACAATTCCGGCCGGTTCTGCCAGCGTGGTTGTGGACGCTCAAACTGTGGCTGATGGTGATGCCGAAGCAGACGTCACCGTGACACTCACCGCCGCCGCTCCGGGTTTCACCGCTGGCACCGATTCGATTCTTGTGCAGGATAACGATGGACCTCGACTGACTGTTGAGTTTGCAACTCCAACCGTCGGCGAAACGGGCGTCGACAAAGAGTCGACTATCACGATCACTCGCAACACAGACACGACAGCCGCCTTACCTGTCAACCTGACGTCGACGGATCCGACCAGTTTACTGGTCGATGGCTTGTCCAGTATTGACGTGGTAATTCCGGCTGGCCAGACGTCGATCACGATCGATGTTGAGGGCGTGGAAGAGGACATCGACGACGGCGACGTTTCTGTCGGCGTGATCGCAACCGCCACCGGCTTTGTCGACGGGTCTGACACGATTGTCGTCACGGACGATGATTCGCCCGCTCTGTCCGTCACGTTCCCATCCGGCAGCAGTGTGTCCGAAGACGGTGGTGCGGACGCGATCACAGCGACGATTTCGCGAAATACGACCGACACTTCTGCGGCTCTGAGCGTGGCACTCAGCTATTCGGGCGATGCTCGGCTAACTGGCGATTCCACGGTCACAATTCCGGCTGGTGCCAGTTCGGTCAACGTGCAGTTCGACACGATCGACAACAACATCGTGGACCAACCTGCCAACGGCACGGCCACCGTGACAGGAACGGCGGCTGGATTTACGGCGGTCACGATCAACATCACCGTGACCAACGACGACGCGGCTTCGATTCAACTGTCGCCAGCCAGCTTTTCGGTACAGGAAAACGCAGGAGCCGCCGCCATTACGGTTTCGCGGACGGACTCCTCCGCCGCCGAATCCATCTCGTTGGCGTATTCCAACGCTTCGCTAATCACCGGCCCCGCAACTGTCGATTTTGCGGCGGGCGAAACGTCGAAGTCAGTCGCCTTAACGGTTATCGACAATGACCTGTATGCTGACAACGCGGGCGTCACCGTGACAGCCAGCGGAACGAACCACGCCGACGTGACAACGTCAATCGCCGTGATCAACGATGAAGTGCTGTCACTCACCACCAACATTTCATCCAATACCACGGAACAGTCCGTTGGCGCTTTGCTGACGCGTCAGGAAACGTTCACGGTGACTGGCGTGACGGCACCTGGAGCCACCGTGCAAGGTGACAATGATGGCGAACTTGACTTCAACGAAGCCACCACTACGGCTGACGCCAACGGCAACTACAGTATCGATATCCCACTGACTCACGACGACGACCACTACGGTTTGAACGCCATCCAGTTGCGTGCGGTGATTGCGTCGGAAGGTGTCAGCACCATGTCCGACGTCACCAACGTGCATCGAGCCATCGGAACGGTGGTGCGGTTTACGACCAATCAGGACTTTGATCAGGATGCCGCCAATACGCCTGATTTCTACGACGTGGAACTACTGGACGCTGATGCACCGATTACGGTAGCAAACTTCCTTAGCTATACCACTGATACAGCCACCGGTACGGAACGGTTCGATAACCTTCTGGCTCAACGGCTTGACGACAACTTCATTGTTCAGGCAGGCCGCTACAACGTGACGGGGCAGTCCATCACGGAAGTCGATCGTGACGCTGACAATGACGGTTCAAGTGACACAATTCAAAACGAATTCCTCACGGCGAACTCCAACCTCCGTGGCACTTTGTCGATGGCTTTGCCAGCGAACACACCTAACGGCGGCAGCAGCGAATGGTTCATCAATATCGTTGACAATGCGTTTCTGGACAACGCTCAACACACGGTCTTCGGCCGCGTGATCGCAGACGGTATGGATGTGGTTGACGCGATCAACCTGCTGCCGGTTCTGGATATCACAGCTCCGTCTGGTCAGGGAGCGCTCGGTGAGACACCATTCGCGAGCCTGCCGCTAAGCGACTCGCCGCTGGCTGGAACGATCGCCATCGCAGCGGGTAGCTCACTGGCCGTGGGAACGGGAACTCAGTTCACAACGCAATTGAGTGTCGGTGACTACATCTCGCTCGGTAACACGATTGTGCGAGTGGATTCGATCGCATCTGATACCCAACTTACGCTCGGCTTCCAGTCCAGTGCCAACCAGTCAAATCTGAGCTACAGCCTGTACTCAACACCAGAAAACGACGACTACGTGATCTTCACGGACATCGGAAAAATCCTGGACAACGTATAG
- the thrS gene encoding threonine--tRNA ligase: MIQVQLPDGNTVEHDDNATALDVAKGISEGLARATAAAVIDGNTVDAMRPLKELTDLRPVPLQLLTTRDAAAAAVMRHSCAHIMARAIMRLYEGVGLAFGPVKGNTFYYDFDLATTISEDDFPKIEAEMKKIVKEGEAFERFTMNRDESIQFCEDLNQELKVEHIRTGLADHDSLSFYRQGEFVDLCRGPHIPHAGMVKAFKILSVAGSHWKGDVSNRGLQRVYGTAFFDKKELKAYLEQLEEAKKRDHRVLGNRLQLFTINPDVGQGLCLWLPKGATIRATLEDFIKQELTRRGYEPVYSPHIGRVELYETSGHFPYYRDSQFAPLFGHSAGQLVDYWIRCLDSQDEELQPPSAEDEAKLLDAALVLGFSVEDFPKNGSAEEKRAVLRKWEKQQERYLLKPMNCPHHVQMYKAIPRSYRDLPVKLAEFGTVYRHEQSGELNGLLRVRGLTQDDAHLFCTPDQVEQEFKETLGLVKYVLEAVGLEDYRVQLSTRDPNSDKYVGSEELWDNAESVLRKVLTEEGLEFVESPGDAAFYGPKTDFMVKDCLGREWQLGTVQLDYNLPNRFDLEYTGSDNKPHRPVMIHRAPFGSMERFVGVLIEHFAGAFPLWLAPEQIRVLPLSEKSDDYAKDVAARLRQNGFRVTTDLQSAKLQAKIRDAQMDLIPYMLVVGPKEAEQNAVAVRCRIDGDQGVMSFDDALQKLTEERDNQTIRQVVKSTFSAVDDSEEEANEY; the protein is encoded by the coding sequence ATGATTCAGGTCCAGCTTCCCGACGGTAACACAGTAGAACACGACGACAACGCCACAGCTTTGGATGTCGCCAAAGGCATCAGCGAAGGCCTCGCCCGAGCCACCGCGGCCGCAGTCATCGACGGCAATACGGTTGACGCCATGCGACCGCTGAAGGAACTGACCGATCTGCGGCCGGTCCCATTGCAACTTCTCACCACCCGCGACGCGGCGGCGGCGGCCGTCATGCGGCACAGTTGTGCTCACATCATGGCGCGAGCCATCATGCGGCTGTATGAGGGAGTCGGCCTGGCGTTTGGGCCAGTGAAAGGCAACACGTTTTACTACGACTTTGATTTGGCCACGACCATCAGCGAGGACGACTTTCCGAAAATCGAAGCGGAGATGAAAAAGATCGTGAAAGAGGGCGAAGCCTTCGAACGTTTCACGATGAACCGCGACGAATCGATTCAGTTTTGCGAAGACCTGAATCAGGAATTGAAGGTCGAACACATTCGCACCGGGCTGGCCGATCACGATTCGCTCAGCTTTTACCGCCAGGGCGAGTTTGTCGACCTGTGTCGAGGCCCGCATATTCCTCATGCAGGCATGGTCAAGGCGTTCAAGATTCTGAGCGTCGCAGGGTCGCATTGGAAAGGTGACGTCAGCAATCGTGGACTGCAACGAGTCTACGGCACGGCGTTCTTCGACAAGAAGGAACTGAAGGCGTATCTGGAACAGCTGGAAGAAGCCAAGAAACGCGATCATCGAGTTCTCGGCAACCGCCTGCAGTTGTTCACGATCAATCCGGATGTCGGCCAGGGATTGTGTCTATGGCTGCCGAAAGGGGCCACGATCCGAGCGACGCTGGAAGACTTCATCAAGCAGGAGTTGACTCGACGCGGATACGAACCCGTGTATTCGCCGCACATTGGTCGAGTTGAGCTTTACGAAACCAGCGGCCATTTTCCTTACTACCGCGATTCGCAGTTTGCACCGTTGTTTGGGCATTCGGCCGGGCAGCTTGTGGACTACTGGATCCGTTGCCTGGATTCACAGGATGAAGAACTGCAACCGCCGTCGGCTGAGGACGAAGCCAAGTTGCTGGATGCCGCGCTGGTGCTGGGTTTCAGCGTGGAAGACTTCCCGAAAAACGGTTCGGCCGAAGAGAAGCGAGCCGTCCTTCGCAAGTGGGAAAAGCAGCAGGAACGTTATCTGCTGAAGCCCATGAACTGCCCTCACCACGTACAGATGTACAAAGCCATCCCGCGCAGTTATCGCGACCTGCCGGTTAAGTTGGCCGAATTCGGCACGGTCTACCGTCACGAACAATCGGGCGAACTAAACGGGCTGCTGCGCGTTCGCGGTCTGACTCAGGATGACGCTCACCTATTTTGCACGCCCGACCAGGTTGAACAGGAATTCAAGGAGACCTTGGGCCTGGTCAAATATGTGCTGGAAGCGGTCGGTCTGGAAGACTATCGCGTGCAGCTTTCGACTCGCGATCCGAATTCTGACAAGTACGTGGGCAGCGAGGAACTTTGGGACAACGCGGAATCTGTGCTGCGTAAAGTGCTAACCGAAGAAGGCCTGGAGTTCGTCGAATCGCCCGGCGATGCGGCGTTCTACGGACCGAAAACAGACTTCATGGTGAAGGACTGTCTGGGCCGAGAATGGCAACTGGGTACGGTGCAGTTGGACTACAATTTGCCGAACCGTTTCGACCTCGAGTACACAGGCAGCGACAATAAGCCTCATCGCCCCGTCATGATTCACCGAGCCCCCTTCGGTTCAATGGAGCGTTTCGTCGGCGTGTTGATCGAACACTTCGCGGGCGCGTTTCCGCTGTGGCTGGCTCCGGAACAGATTCGCGTGCTGCCGCTGAGCGAAAAGTCTGACGACTATGCTAAAGACGTGGCCGCGCGGCTGCGTCAGAACGGGTTCCGAGTCACCACCGACCTGCAAAGCGCGAAGTTGCAGGCCAAGATTCGGGACGCTCAAATGGACTTAATTCCGTATATGCTGGTTGTCGGACCAAAAGAAGCAGAACAAAATGCCGTGGCTGTGCGCTGTCGGATCGACGGTGATCAAGGCGTGATGTCGTTCGACGATGCCCTGCAGAAACTGACCGAAGAGCGCGACAATCAGACGATTCGCCAGGTTGTGAAGTCAACGTTTTCGGCGGTGGACGACAGCGAGGAAGAAGCCAACGAGTATTGA
- a CDS encoding BON domain-containing protein: MQISTSLTVAACLVFLQIPSGETALGGPPSHDELKEQVCEALKHDFRLKDEPIIVSVSDGRVTLTGTVGSPIHKLRANRLARDIQGVESVLNRIQVSLGEEEGTNPAADVTGRWNEDSLLRSKSIKVVSDGAVLTLSGTVDTTFQKRRAERLAKETRGVHTVRNNIVVADSDDADTTTVAPADRLISQAVTDALQRDVQLSLLPIQSIVKDGVVTLSGEVNTLNQRRRAITRVRRVPGVRDVNEKLMLAGVATSSIPISTDEQPQSDDANGTRPRLGKQVKTELDRAPALEAGGISATDAWGIVVLRGKVPNLYQKLRATRLARQVAGVRAVENRLTVAEEPRSDTEILHGVKTTLASDALINAEGVKVSVKDGKVELTGRVEFIAEQQRARRLAARIAGVRSIRNRIEVTPTQSLE, translated from the coding sequence ATGCAAATTTCAACTAGTCTGACCGTGGCTGCGTGCCTCGTCTTTCTCCAAATCCCGTCGGGCGAGACCGCACTGGGTGGTCCGCCATCGCACGACGAGCTTAAGGAACAGGTTTGTGAAGCTCTCAAGCATGACTTCCGACTGAAAGACGAACCCATCATCGTTAGCGTTAGTGATGGCCGTGTCACCTTGACGGGAACTGTCGGCAGCCCTATCCACAAACTGCGTGCCAACAGGCTTGCACGTGACATCCAGGGCGTCGAAAGCGTACTTAACCGCATACAAGTAAGTCTCGGGGAAGAAGAAGGAACTAATCCCGCAGCCGATGTGACCGGGCGCTGGAATGAGGACAGCCTGCTTCGCAGCAAGAGCATCAAAGTCGTTAGTGACGGTGCCGTTCTCACGCTGAGTGGCACTGTCGACACGACCTTTCAAAAACGCCGAGCGGAACGGCTGGCGAAAGAGACGCGGGGCGTCCACACAGTTCGAAATAATATCGTTGTTGCGGATTCAGACGATGCGGACACCACAACAGTTGCGCCGGCCGACAGACTGATCAGCCAGGCTGTCACGGATGCCCTGCAACGAGACGTGCAGCTTTCCCTGCTACCGATTCAGTCCATTGTTAAAGATGGCGTGGTCACGCTTTCCGGCGAAGTCAACACACTGAACCAGCGGCGACGAGCAATCACGCGAGTTCGGCGCGTCCCTGGTGTTCGAGATGTGAACGAAAAACTGATGCTTGCCGGCGTCGCCACATCTTCCATTCCAATTTCCACAGATGAACAGCCGCAGTCCGACGATGCCAACGGCACTCGTCCCCGCCTCGGCAAACAGGTTAAAACGGAACTTGATCGCGCTCCGGCCCTTGAGGCAGGCGGTATCTCTGCGACCGACGCGTGGGGTATCGTCGTGCTTCGTGGGAAAGTACCGAACTTGTACCAAAAACTGCGAGCGACTCGGCTGGCACGACAAGTGGCCGGAGTGCGTGCCGTTGAAAATCGGCTCACCGTGGCTGAGGAGCCTCGCAGTGACACAGAAATTCTGCACGGTGTGAAAACGACACTTGCCAGCGACGCGCTGATTAATGCCGAAGGCGTCAAAGTTTCTGTGAAAGATGGTAAGGTCGAGCTGACTGGCCGCGTCGAGTTTATTGCGGAACAGCAGCGCGCCCGCCGACTGGCTGCTCGCATCGCTGGCGTCCGCAGCATTCGAAATCGAATCGAAGTGACACCAACGCAATCGTTGGAGTAA
- a CDS encoding Uma2 family endonuclease, with protein MLMDTRMTAEEFARRKNELPDGGRWHELHEGQPVVMEAPDDSHGNAVLNLSRALAEWFKARTEQSVGYACHEIGLKVASEPDTVLCPAISFFDSGQQFEETEKMVADQLPKLVIDIASANDRRQEMRRRTLFYMDAGVKTVWVPDPMKKEVQVIGRGNHTLSLGEWQTLDGGESLVDFRLKVSDIFVQPEWWTGR; from the coding sequence ATGTTGATGGACACGCGCATGACGGCGGAAGAATTCGCGCGTCGTAAAAATGAACTCCCGGACGGCGGTCGTTGGCACGAACTGCACGAAGGCCAGCCTGTCGTGATGGAGGCACCAGACGACAGCCACGGTAATGCGGTCCTTAATCTGTCGCGAGCGTTGGCGGAATGGTTCAAGGCTCGCACGGAGCAGTCAGTCGGCTACGCGTGTCACGAGATTGGCCTGAAAGTGGCCAGCGAACCAGACACTGTGCTGTGTCCGGCCATCAGCTTTTTCGATTCTGGTCAACAGTTCGAAGAAACCGAAAAGATGGTCGCCGATCAACTTCCGAAGCTGGTGATCGACATTGCATCCGCCAACGATCGACGTCAGGAAATGCGGCGACGCACGTTGTTCTACATGGATGCGGGCGTAAAGACGGTGTGGGTGCCCGACCCGATGAAGAAGGAAGTTCAGGTCATCGGACGAGGCAACCACACGCTTTCGTTGGGCGAATGGCAAACGCTGGACGGCGGCGAGTCGTTAGTCGACTTCCGCCTGAAAGTGTCAGACATCTTTGTCCAGCCCGAGTGGTGGACCGGACGGTAA